One Brevibacterium spongiae DNA segment encodes these proteins:
- a CDS encoding maleylpyruvate isomerase N-terminal domain-containing protein gives MDSIMACGLDRAEACWVTALERVAEADLTRRSGAEGWTNAELINHLIGGGVRYTLLLRQADTAEVEATRSRNHLGDDLLKAFWAPELTFRDAAGESDLDRPVAHRIGEIPGTQLVQMRILELALHAADLARGTGHDWPIDDTLAEFISTELGELIIALGSEGGYKAPRLSGKSTSHAQRVLLLSGR, from the coding sequence ATGGATTCGATCATGGCCTGCGGTCTCGATCGCGCGGAGGCCTGTTGGGTCACTGCGCTGGAGCGAGTCGCCGAGGCAGATCTCACCAGGCGCAGCGGCGCAGAGGGATGGACGAACGCCGAGCTGATCAATCATCTCATCGGCGGGGGAGTCCGCTACACGCTGCTGCTGCGGCAGGCCGACACCGCCGAGGTCGAAGCCACTCGCAGCCGGAACCATCTCGGCGATGATCTGCTCAAGGCCTTCTGGGCCCCGGAGCTGACGTTCAGAGATGCGGCAGGGGAGAGCGACTTGGATCGTCCGGTGGCGCACAGGATCGGTGAGATACCCGGCACGCAGCTTGTGCAGATGCGCATCCTCGAGCTCGCGCTCCATGCTGCAGATCTCGCTCGCGGCACCGGCCACGACTGGCCGATCGACGACACCCTCGCCGAGTTCATCTCAACCGAACTCGGCGAGCTCATCATCGCTCTGGGATCGGAGGGCGGCTACAAGGCGCCGCGCCTGAGCGGCAAGAGCACCTCGCACGCTCAGCGCGTGCTGCTGTTGTCGGGCCGGTGA
- a CDS encoding DUF5058 family protein, with amino-acid sequence MHMASGSADYIGLANAPILWILAMAVMGVVVVQSLIYMTAVRKNAESAGMSQQEVRSAFRAGGVAAIGPSLSVVLVAIALLPLFGTPPVIVRVGLIGSAATEVASASLAAGTMGANLGDETFTKGVFIVALMAMSLSGAGWMISTLILTPIFKRSSHKLEKVNPALMSIIPGAALLAAFAALTFREIPKSPTHVIAVIVSAVVMSICLLLAKVLKAPWLKEWGLGISLLIGLVAAYFAHYAGLGLPEA; translated from the coding sequence ATGCACATGGCCAGCGGTTCGGCTGACTACATCGGCCTCGCGAATGCCCCGATTCTCTGGATACTGGCCATGGCGGTGATGGGAGTCGTCGTCGTCCAGTCCCTGATCTATATGACCGCGGTGAGGAAGAACGCCGAATCCGCTGGGATGAGCCAACAGGAGGTGAGATCGGCCTTTCGCGCCGGCGGTGTCGCCGCAATCGGCCCGTCGCTGTCGGTGGTGCTCGTGGCGATCGCGCTGCTGCCGCTGTTCGGCACTCCCCCGGTCATCGTCCGTGTCGGGCTCATCGGGTCCGCCGCCACCGAGGTGGCATCGGCCTCTCTCGCAGCGGGGACCATGGGGGCGAACCTCGGTGATGAGACCTTCACCAAGGGCGTCTTCATCGTCGCACTCATGGCGATGAGCCTGTCGGGAGCCGGCTGGATGATCTCCACCCTCATCCTCACCCCCATCTTCAAGCGCAGCTCCCACAAGCTCGAGAAGGTCAACCCCGCGCTCATGTCGATCATCCCCGGAGCGGCGCTGCTGGCAGCCTTCGCAGCCCTGACCTTCCGGGAGATCCCGAAGTCGCCGACCCACGTCATCGCCGTGATCGTCTCCGCCGTCGTGATGAGCATCTGCCTCCTGCTGGCCAAGGTTCTCAAAGCGCCCTGGCTGAAGGAATGGGGTCTGGGCATCTCCCTGCTCATCGGCCTCGTCGCCGCCTACTTCGCCCACTACGCCGGTCTCGGCCTGCCCGAAGCCTGA
- a CDS encoding class I SAM-dependent methyltransferase has product MVRPRARAAHGRGFGAQAEVYDEVRPGYPDSAVDLALTDRSDGWEALRVCDLGAGTGILSRQLLSRGADVIAVDPDTAALERNPAPSRVGTAEDTGLESDSVDLVIVAQAWHWFDEAAAAAEIARILAPGGRLLILINQLDVRIDWVLRLSRIMHAGDVYRPQYRPEPGAGLELVGDRLVEFTTALDVDGIVDLARTRSYWLRSNEATRSRVESNLRGYLRDEHPVTGTVDVPYMCLAYLLELK; this is encoded by the coding sequence ATGGTGCGACCACGGGCTCGGGCCGCGCATGGGCGCGGTTTCGGTGCTCAGGCCGAGGTCTACGATGAAGTCCGCCCGGGCTATCCCGATTCCGCCGTCGACCTCGCCCTGACCGACCGTTCCGACGGCTGGGAGGCACTGCGGGTCTGCGATCTCGGTGCAGGCACGGGAATCCTCAGCCGGCAGCTGCTCTCCCGCGGTGCCGATGTCATCGCCGTCGATCCCGACACCGCGGCGCTCGAACGCAATCCGGCACCCAGCCGGGTCGGCACGGCCGAAGATACGGGCCTGGAGTCCGACAGCGTCGACCTCGTCATCGTCGCACAGGCCTGGCATTGGTTCGACGAGGCGGCTGCGGCGGCCGAGATCGCCCGCATCCTGGCCCCCGGCGGCAGGCTGCTCATCCTCATCAATCAGCTCGACGTGCGCATCGACTGGGTGCTGCGTCTCAGCCGGATCATGCACGCCGGTGACGTCTATCGTCCGCAGTACCGACCGGAGCCGGGTGCAGGGCTCGAACTCGTCGGCGACCGCCTCGTCGAGTTCACCACCGCTCTCGATGTCGACGGCATCGTCGACCTCGCTCGCACACGGTCCTACTGGCTGCGATCGAATGAGGCGACACGGTCGCGGGTGGAATCGAATCTGCGCGGCTATCTCCGCGACGAACACCCGGTGACCGGCACGGTCGACGTGCCGTACATGTGCCTGGCCTATCTCCTCGAACTGAAGTGA
- a CDS encoding peptide deformylase gives MPERDIRLWGDPVLRSRCEPVSVFDAHVEALAIDLVDTARPEGRAAVAAPQIGVGLRAFGYDLDGRTGYVINPEIVEVGGALRDIEEGCLSVPGLFFPTPRYEFARVRGVDAQNRPVEIEGTEVFAQMLQHEVAHLDGQVYVQTLPTERRREAMKAIRSAEWFLNRNS, from the coding sequence ATGCCTGAGCGTGATATCCGGCTGTGGGGCGATCCGGTGCTCCGCAGCCGCTGCGAACCGGTGTCGGTCTTCGACGCGCATGTCGAAGCCCTCGCCATCGATCTCGTCGACACGGCACGGCCGGAAGGCCGTGCCGCGGTCGCGGCCCCGCAGATCGGGGTCGGGCTGAGAGCCTTCGGCTACGACCTCGACGGACGCACCGGTTACGTCATCAACCCTGAGATCGTCGAGGTCGGGGGAGCGCTGCGCGATATCGAAGAGGGCTGCCTCTCGGTCCCCGGACTCTTCTTCCCGACCCCGCGCTACGAATTCGCCAGAGTGCGCGGGGTGGATGCGCAGAACCGTCCGGTCGAGATCGAAGGCACCGAGGTATTCGCGCAGATGCTCCAACACGAGGTCGCGCACCTCGATGGACAGGTCTATGTCCAGACTCTGCCCACCGAGCGCCGCCGAGAGGCGATGAAGGCGATCCGGTCGGCAGAGTGGTTCCTCAACCGAAATTCCTGA
- a CDS encoding Hsp20/alpha crystallin family protein has product MATRFDPIRDLDRFFSEVTRTPNSTTLPMDLYRDGEVFIARIDMPGVDPSSIDVDVEDRTLTVRARRESEVADKDVKWLTRERTNGTYARQLTLGNRVALDRIRADYSDGVLSLTIPVAEEARPRKITVSHTSPAGSAPVVESTSTEGSAAEDSLS; this is encoded by the coding sequence ATGGCTACTCGATTCGATCCCATCCGCGACCTCGACCGTTTCTTCTCCGAGGTCACTCGCACCCCGAACTCCACCACCCTGCCCATGGATCTCTACCGCGACGGTGAGGTCTTCATCGCCCGCATCGACATGCCCGGCGTCGACCCCAGCAGCATCGACGTCGACGTCGAAGACCGCACCCTCACGGTTCGCGCCCGTCGCGAATCCGAGGTCGCGGACAAGGACGTGAAGTGGCTGACCCGTGAACGCACCAACGGCACTTACGCCCGCCAGCTCACGCTCGGCAATCGCGTCGCCCTCGACCGGATCCGCGCCGACTACAGTGACGGCGTGCTCAGCCTGACGATCCCCGTCGCCGAGGAGGCCCGCCCCCGGAAGATCACCGTGTCGCACACCTCGCCCGCAGGCAGTGCCCCGGTCGTCGAATCCACATCGACCGAAGGCTCCGCAGCCGAGGATTCCCTGAGCTGA
- a CDS encoding amidase has translation MSEESLWWSTRELAGRISAKEISAREALQAHLDRIDEVNPILNAVVTRDDEAAFAQAETADAAAARGERLGALHGVPMTHKDTHDTAGMRTTWGSPLMADRVPETDALIIARLKQAGITTTGKTNVPEFAAGSHTFNPVFGTTVNPYDPTKSASGSSGGVGAVLAAGVQASGDGSDMGGSLRSPASFNNVVGLRPSNGRIPHSSPGNPYAWLSQSGFMARSVSDVALLMSVASGPDPLGPQSHPEPGSVFDLPEFALDAQHSPDLTGLRVGFSPDLGGMFPVAEEVARIVTDTAAVFADLGAHVDDAVPDLRDADEVFGVRRALDFVGSWGGLYESDPDRIKASVRWNIDLGLALTGAEVASAEAARARLHREVQRYFAGHDVLVLTTAQVLPFDATIEYPTEINGVQLENYLDWMRSLCLISATGCPAISVPAGFSETGLPVGVQIVARPGADVKLLQVAHDFEAATGHHGLHPQL, from the coding sequence ATGAGTGAGGAATCACTGTGGTGGTCGACCAGGGAGCTGGCCGGGCGAATCTCCGCCAAGGAGATCTCGGCACGCGAAGCCCTGCAGGCACACCTCGATCGCATCGACGAGGTCAACCCGATCCTCAATGCGGTCGTCACCCGAGACGATGAGGCCGCCTTCGCCCAAGCGGAGACGGCGGATGCGGCTGCGGCACGCGGGGAGCGCCTCGGCGCCCTGCACGGGGTCCCGATGACCCACAAGGACACCCATGACACGGCGGGGATGCGCACCACCTGGGGCTCACCCCTGATGGCCGATCGCGTACCGGAGACCGACGCGCTCATCATCGCCCGCCTCAAGCAGGCGGGCATCACGACGACGGGCAAGACGAATGTGCCGGAGTTCGCTGCGGGCTCTCACACCTTCAACCCGGTCTTCGGGACCACCGTGAATCCCTATGATCCGACGAAGTCCGCCTCCGGATCCTCCGGCGGGGTGGGCGCGGTGCTGGCCGCCGGGGTCCAGGCCTCCGGCGACGGCTCGGATATGGGCGGTTCACTGCGCTCCCCTGCTTCGTTCAACAACGTCGTGGGGCTGCGGCCGAGCAACGGCCGCATCCCTCACAGTTCTCCGGGCAATCCGTATGCGTGGCTGTCACAGAGCGGCTTCATGGCCCGCTCAGTCTCCGATGTCGCTCTCCTCATGTCCGTGGCTTCCGGACCCGATCCGCTGGGCCCCCAGTCGCATCCGGAACCCGGCAGCGTATTCGACCTCCCGGAGTTCGCCCTCGACGCCCAGCACTCCCCCGACCTCACCGGGCTGAGGGTCGGGTTCTCCCCTGACCTGGGTGGGATGTTCCCGGTCGCCGAGGAGGTCGCCCGCATCGTCACCGACACCGCAGCCGTCTTCGCCGACCTCGGTGCGCATGTCGATGACGCTGTCCCGGACCTCCGCGACGCCGACGAGGTCTTCGGGGTCCGCCGTGCGCTGGACTTCGTCGGATCCTGGGGCGGACTCTACGAATCCGATCCCGACCGGATCAAGGCCTCGGTCCGGTGGAACATCGACCTGGGCCTGGCCCTCACCGGTGCGGAGGTCGCCTCGGCCGAGGCGGCCCGGGCACGCCTGCACCGCGAAGTTCAGCGGTACTTCGCCGGCCACGACGTGCTCGTCCTCACCACCGCCCAGGTGCTGCCCTTCGATGCGACCATCGAATATCCGACCGAGATCAACGGGGTGCAGCTGGAGAACTACCTCGACTGGATGCGGTCGCTGTGCCTCATCTCCGCCACGGGGTGCCCAGCGATCTCCGTTCCCGCAGGATTCTCGGAAACGGGACTGCCCGTGGGCGTGCAGATCGTCGCCAGACCCGGAGCCGATGTGAAGCTGCTGCAGGTCGCCCATGACTTCGAAGCGGCCACGGGACACCACGGCCTGCACCCGCAGCTGTGA
- a CDS encoding AEC family transporter — MSLVPVLLALFPVTVLIALGLGLRRLPGFGSDEFWAGAEKLAYYCLLPVLLFTSVAEVDVAHVPIARLAAALVIPTVIVSVGIVLARRVVARDLPAFTSVLQGGIRFNTYVGLSLAGSLFGAEGTAVAAIVAAILVPTVNIISSLGFEFLRTGPSSLVALLRAIVTNPLVLGCVVGAVANVSGLGLPAVAATVLDPLAAASLPIGLLCVGAGLRMVEMRDHARAIITSTVIKLLVLPGLSLAALAQFAVPSVPALVGMVFQSIATASSGYVMARQLGGDAKLMAALIAGQTVIMLLTLPFVLLIAQSVLA; from the coding sequence GTGAGTCTGGTTCCGGTGCTTCTCGCCCTCTTCCCCGTCACGGTGCTCATCGCCCTCGGTCTCGGGCTCAGACGTCTGCCCGGGTTCGGCAGCGACGAATTCTGGGCCGGGGCGGAGAAGCTCGCGTACTACTGCCTCCTTCCCGTTCTCCTCTTCACCTCCGTCGCCGAGGTGGACGTGGCCCATGTGCCGATCGCCCGCTTGGCAGCGGCGCTCGTCATCCCCACAGTGATCGTGTCCGTGGGCATCGTGCTCGCGCGGCGAGTCGTCGCTCGTGATCTGCCCGCCTTCACCTCGGTGCTCCAGGGCGGGATCCGCTTCAACACGTATGTCGGGCTGTCATTGGCCGGCAGCCTGTTCGGTGCCGAGGGCACGGCGGTGGCGGCGATCGTCGCGGCGATTCTCGTCCCGACGGTGAACATCATCTCGAGCCTCGGCTTCGAGTTCCTGCGCACCGGCCCGAGTTCGCTGGTGGCCCTGCTGCGGGCGATCGTGACGAATCCACTGGTGCTCGGCTGTGTGGTCGGTGCGGTGGCGAACGTCAGCGGATTGGGTCTGCCTGCCGTGGCCGCCACGGTCCTCGACCCGCTGGCCGCGGCTTCGCTTCCGATCGGACTCCTGTGCGTAGGTGCGGGTCTGCGGATGGTCGAGATGCGTGATCATGCGCGGGCGATCATCACTTCGACGGTGATCAAGCTTCTCGTGCTGCCGGGCCTGTCACTGGCGGCTCTGGCGCAGTTCGCGGTTCCCAGCGTGCCGGCGCTCGTGGGAATGGTCTTCCAGTCGATCGCGACTGCCAGTTCGGGCTATGTCATGGCCCGGCAGCTCGGCGGGGATGCGAAGCTCATGGCCGCCCTCATCGCAGGACAGACCGTCATCATGCTGCTCACGCTGCCGTTCGTCCTCCTCATCGCCCAGTCGGTCCTCGCCTGA
- a CDS encoding amidohydrolase: MSLDPALREALTGDLAQIVADYKDFHRTPELSMQETRTAAEIDSRLTALGLTTHSFGGTGIVAVIDNGDGPVVGYRADIDGLPIVEDTGLDYASTAKGTLPDGATTQVMHGCGHDTHITVGLYLAKYLVEHTDLWSGTVVMLFQPGEETGQGARAMLDDGLWDKIVRPEVIYGQHVWPGRAGHVYVSKGTAMAMSDCLRVTVRGKQAHGSQPENAVDPIVLGAYMITRLQSVVSREISGSDMAVVTVGTFHGGLKENIIPDSAEFKLNIRTFTEEVREVVLDRVRRIIEAEAIASGAPEPEIEEMYRFPRCFNDPQETAGFIDTVGAELGAEQVHLDKPATGSEDVGAFGDDIGVPYVYWFFGGYSPAKFDGPEAPAGNHSPFFAPDDVETTLETGVRAALSAVLGKVGR; this comes from the coding sequence ATGTCACTCGACCCCGCACTCCGCGAAGCCCTCACCGGCGACCTCGCCCAGATCGTCGCGGACTACAAGGACTTCCACCGCACCCCCGAGCTGTCGATGCAGGAGACCCGCACCGCAGCCGAGATCGACTCCCGACTCACAGCACTGGGACTGACCACCCACAGCTTCGGCGGCACGGGAATCGTGGCCGTGATCGACAACGGCGACGGACCCGTCGTCGGCTACCGCGCGGACATCGACGGCCTGCCGATCGTCGAGGACACCGGCCTCGACTATGCCTCCACCGCAAAAGGAACCCTGCCCGACGGCGCGACGACGCAGGTCATGCACGGCTGCGGCCATGACACGCACATCACCGTGGGGCTCTACCTCGCCAAATACCTCGTCGAGCACACAGACCTGTGGTCGGGAACCGTGGTCATGCTCTTCCAGCCCGGTGAGGAGACCGGCCAGGGTGCTCGCGCGATGCTCGACGACGGCCTGTGGGACAAGATCGTGCGCCCGGAGGTCATCTACGGCCAGCACGTGTGGCCCGGCCGCGCCGGACACGTCTACGTCAGCAAGGGCACCGCGATGGCGATGTCCGACTGCCTGCGCGTGACAGTGCGCGGAAAACAGGCGCACGGCTCGCAGCCGGAGAACGCGGTCGACCCGATCGTCCTCGGCGCCTACATGATCACCCGCCTGCAGTCGGTCGTCTCCCGGGAGATCTCGGGAAGCGACATGGCCGTCGTCACCGTCGGCACCTTCCACGGCGGGCTCAAAGAGAACATCATCCCCGATTCCGCGGAGTTCAAACTCAACATCCGCACCTTCACCGAGGAGGTCCGCGAAGTCGTCCTCGACCGGGTCCGCCGCATCATCGAAGCCGAGGCGATCGCGTCCGGGGCCCCGGAACCGGAGATCGAGGAGATGTACCGCTTCCCCCGCTGCTTCAACGATCCACAGGAGACCGCGGGGTTCATCGACACCGTCGGAGCTGAGCTCGGTGCCGAACAGGTCCATCTCGACAAGCCGGCCACCGGCAGCGAAGACGTCGGGGCCTTCGGCGACGATATCGGCGTTCCCTACGTGTACTGGTTCTTCGGCGGGTACTCCCCCGCGAAGTTCGACGGACCTGAGGCCCCGGCGGGCAACCACTCCCCCTTCTTCGCCCCCGACGATGTCGAGACAACACTGGAGACCGGTGTCCGCGCGGCGCTGTCTGCGGTGCTCGGCAAGGTCGGACGGTGA
- a CDS encoding ferritin codes for MHLSPAMQKVLNEQVTLELEASLVYLQLSIQLDDLDLPGMTRWMRAQSEEEQVHAAKFTQHCLDRGFAPQIGDIAAPKVSGSQPIDFFKAALAHEEKVSESIRSLYRTAQDEADLDVLPLLHWFIDEQVEEESSISEIIGRLERVGEDGAGVLRIDSELGSRHPDITADSE; via the coding sequence ATGCACCTGAGCCCCGCTATGCAGAAGGTCCTCAACGAGCAGGTCACCCTCGAACTCGAAGCCTCGCTGGTCTACCTGCAGCTGTCGATCCAGCTCGACGATCTCGACCTCCCCGGAATGACCCGCTGGATGCGCGCCCAGTCCGAGGAAGAGCAGGTTCACGCCGCCAAGTTCACTCAGCACTGCCTCGACCGCGGTTTCGCTCCTCAGATCGGCGATATCGCCGCTCCGAAGGTCTCCGGCTCGCAGCCGATCGACTTCTTCAAGGCTGCTCTGGCTCATGAGGAGAAGGTCTCCGAGTCCATCCGCAGCCTCTACCGCACTGCACAGGACGAAGCCGACCTCGATGTCCTGCCGCTGCTGCACTGGTTCATCGACGAGCAGGTCGAGGAGGAGTCGAGCATCTCCGAGATCATCGGCCGCCTCGAACGCGTCGGCGAGGACGGAGCCGGCGTGCTGCGCATCGATTCCGAACTCGGTTCGCGCCACCCCGACATCACCGCCGACAGCGAGTGA
- a CDS encoding hotdog fold domain-containing protein has translation MAAGTTAVQTAESASTFKLWKKMQEMPLGGRVGSWLFSQAICFKAPYFRTVRPQIKELHPGLCRVTAPNRRGMHNHIGTYHAIASCNMAEVAAGVMTEATVPPTHRWIPAGMTVEYNAKASKGEITAVTRLDEIPEFGDEKFDLVVPVDVLDANGIAFVTARITMYISPKKR, from the coding sequence ATGGCCGCAGGCACCACCGCCGTACAGACCGCCGAGTCTGCATCCACCTTCAAGCTTTGGAAGAAGATGCAGGAGATGCCTCTGGGTGGCCGCGTGGGTTCCTGGCTGTTCTCTCAGGCCATCTGTTTCAAGGCACCCTACTTCCGCACTGTGCGCCCGCAGATCAAGGAGCTGCACCCCGGGCTGTGCCGCGTCACTGCACCTAACCGCCGCGGAATGCACAACCATATCGGCACCTACCACGCGATCGCGTCGTGCAATATGGCCGAAGTCGCTGCTGGTGTCATGACGGAAGCGACTGTGCCGCCCACTCACCGCTGGATCCCAGCGGGAATGACTGTGGAATACAACGCCAAGGCCAGCAAGGGGGAAATCACGGCCGTCACCCGCCTTGACGAGATTCCCGAGTTCGGCGATGAGAAATTCGACTTAGTCGTCCCCGTCGATGTCCTCGACGCGAATGGCATCGCCTTCGTCACCGCGCGCATCACCATGTACATCTCGCCGAAGAAGCGCTGA
- a CDS encoding 3-hydroxybutyryl-CoA dehydrogenase gives MNIQRTAVIGSGLMGAGIAEVLAKSGLDVIVREINDEASAAGKARIEKSLSKAVEKGKLDEKARDEALGRLRFTTNIADLADRQLVIEAASENEEIKKSIFAELDEVVTDPEAILASNTSSMPIIRFAQSTQRPERVLGVHFFNPAPVQPLVEIVSSVLTAEDVRDTVTSFVSDVLGKNPVQADDRPGFIVNALLIPYLCSAIRMLESGFATKEDIDAGMVGGCAHPMGPIKLTDLVGLDTCLYAAQSMYEETGDPATKPPILLSRMVDAGLLGVKSGRGFYEY, from the coding sequence GTGAATATCCAACGCACAGCAGTCATCGGCAGCGGACTCATGGGAGCCGGAATCGCCGAGGTGCTCGCGAAGTCCGGACTCGACGTGATCGTCCGTGAGATCAACGACGAGGCATCCGCGGCCGGGAAGGCACGGATCGAGAAGTCCCTGTCCAAGGCCGTGGAGAAGGGCAAGCTCGACGAGAAGGCCCGCGATGAAGCCCTTGGCCGTCTGCGGTTCACCACGAACATCGCCGATCTCGCCGATCGTCAGCTCGTCATCGAGGCGGCCAGTGAGAACGAAGAGATCAAGAAGTCGATCTTCGCCGAGCTCGATGAAGTCGTCACCGATCCGGAGGCGATCCTCGCTTCGAACACGTCGTCGATGCCGATCATCCGCTTCGCACAGTCGACACAGCGTCCCGAACGTGTGCTCGGGGTGCACTTCTTCAATCCGGCACCCGTCCAGCCGCTGGTCGAGATCGTGTCTTCGGTGCTCACCGCCGAGGATGTCCGCGACACCGTGACGTCGTTCGTCTCCGATGTGCTGGGTAAGAACCCGGTCCAAGCCGATGACCGTCCCGGCTTCATCGTCAATGCTCTGCTCATCCCGTACCTGTGCAGCGCCATCCGGATGCTCGAATCCGGATTCGCCACGAAGGAAGACATCGATGCCGGCATGGTCGGCGGCTGCGCCCATCCGATGGGTCCGATCAAGCTCACTGACCTCGTCGGTCTCGACACGTGCCTGTACGCGGCACAGAGCATGTACGAAGAGACCGGTGACCCGGCGACCAAACCGCCGATCCTGCTCTCACGGATGGTCGACGCCGGGCTGCTCGGAGTGAAGTCCGGGCGCGGCTTCTACGAGTACTGA
- a CDS encoding DUF1801 domain-containing protein → MAQKQPAMRPTGEDVSDVLDRAQGPRRAEAEQLTAMLAEISSEDPVVWASRIIGFGKVEYRYDSGHSGIMPVLAYSPAARQHTLYLTGDFEDRWSDLSQRIGKYRSGTSCLYLTRLTNVDESVLRELLERTRDHTLAEWPD, encoded by the coding sequence ATGGCACAGAAGCAACCGGCGATGCGGCCGACCGGCGAAGACGTGTCGGATGTCCTCGATCGCGCCCAAGGGCCTCGACGCGCCGAGGCTGAACAGCTCACGGCGATGCTTGCAGAGATCTCCAGCGAGGACCCCGTCGTCTGGGCTTCGCGGATCATCGGCTTCGGCAAAGTCGAGTATCGCTACGATTCCGGACACAGTGGAATCATGCCGGTGCTCGCGTACTCCCCCGCCGCCCGTCAGCACACGCTGTACCTCACGGGTGATTTCGAAGATCGCTGGTCCGACCTCTCCCAGCGCATCGGCAAGTACCGCAGCGGCACATCGTGCCTCTATCTCACTCGTCTGACGAACGTCGACGAGTCGGTTCTCCGCGAGCTGCTCGAGCGCACCCGCGATCACACCCTGGCCGAATGGCCGGACTGA
- a CDS encoding aminotransferase — MSSLSDLQSRLDEASAAYEEFASRGLKLDITRGKPAPAQLDLAADLLTTVSGDDVFTPSGVDTRNYGGAEGLIELREIFAPLLKVPAAQLLAGGNASLTFMTQALTFALLHGTAVDDRPWGLGPHKLLCPVPGYDRHFTLAESLGFELLSIPMDDEGPDVAAAQRLAEDPAVKGMWIVPMYSNPTGITITDRRARELAQMPAAAPDFTLLWDNAYALHHLREDHPDNLDILSLCAEAGHPERAWIFASTSKVTHAGAGVSFFAGGPATVDWMTANLGKVSIGPDKINQLRHLRFFTDSAGVEAHMRKHAEIIAPKFDAVLTALDEGLGSDDLASWTSPEGGYFITLTTMDGIADRVVKLAAEAGVKLTPAGATHPYGLDPNNSIIRIAPTMPTLDEVELAAQGLVACVRLASFEKLMAG, encoded by the coding sequence ATGTCCTCATTGTCCGATCTCCAGTCACGCCTGGACGAGGCGTCCGCCGCGTACGAGGAATTCGCGTCCCGTGGCCTCAAGCTCGACATCACCCGCGGCAAGCCCGCACCGGCTCAGCTCGACCTCGCAGCCGATCTGCTCACCACCGTCTCCGGTGACGATGTGTTCACTCCCAGCGGGGTGGACACCCGCAACTACGGAGGTGCAGAGGGGCTCATCGAACTGCGTGAGATCTTCGCTCCGCTGCTCAAGGTCCCGGCCGCACAGCTGTTGGCCGGTGGCAACGCTTCGCTGACGTTCATGACCCAGGCCCTGACATTCGCTCTGCTGCACGGCACCGCCGTCGACGACCGACCCTGGGGGCTGGGACCGCATAAGCTGCTGTGTCCTGTTCCCGGCTACGACCGCCACTTCACCCTGGCCGAATCGCTCGGCTTCGAACTGCTGTCCATTCCCATGGACGATGAGGGTCCGGACGTCGCCGCCGCCCAGCGCCTGGCAGAAGACCCCGCGGTCAAGGGCATGTGGATCGTGCCGATGTATTCGAACCCCACCGGAATCACCATCACGGACAGACGCGCCCGCGAACTGGCGCAGATGCCCGCCGCAGCACCCGATTTCACTCTGCTGTGGGACAACGCGTATGCGCTGCACCATCTGCGTGAGGACCATCCGGATAACCTCGACATCCTCAGCCTGTGCGCCGAGGCCGGTCATCCGGAACGTGCATGGATCTTCGCGTCGACGTCGAAGGTCACCCATGCGGGAGCCGGAGTCTCGTTCTTCGCGGGCGGACCGGCGACCGTCGATTGGATGACGGCGAACCTGGGCAAGGTCTCGATCGGTCCGGACAAGATCAACCAGCTGCGTCATCTCCGCTTCTTCACCGATTCCGCAGGCGTCGAGGCGCATATGCGCAAACATGCTGAGATCATCGCTCCGAAGTTCGACGCCGTGCTCACCGCCTTGGACGAAGGGCTGGGGTCAGACGATCTGGCGTCGTGGACATCGCCCGAGGGCGGCTACTTCATCACGCTGACGACGATGGACGGCATCGCCGATCGCGTGGTCAAGCTCGCCGCCGAGGCGGGAGTGAAGCTGACACCGGCCGGGGCCACCCACCCCTATGGATTGGATCCGAACAACAGCATCATCCGCATCGCTCCCACGATGCCGACGCTCGACGAGGTCGAGCTCGCCGCCCAGGGCCTCGTCGCCTGCGTACGGCTGGCGAGCTTCGAGAAGCTCATGGCCGGCTGA